A genomic window from Sebastes fasciatus isolate fSebFas1 chromosome 7, fSebFas1.pri, whole genome shotgun sequence includes:
- the egln2 gene encoding uncharacterized protein egln2 — protein sequence MESCLGRTDLLNNPSCSSSSVSQQREEERKRRTSGQQQQQQLVSGATDIQPKYRADMGLNGFCAAPVGMSPTAAELLAGLASQTDSPAITTPTKQSKTGVPLYNAGVVSPSATVEEGSHGLAHTPSGYQVTGDGYQVTGGYQVTGGGYQVTDGTMMYPLTSRACLVENGDRTAHEKCPLLMRRINGDLKARLAQQQRRRGGENRVTGSGLTTGSPGSGIPVDPVSAASGDSDFKRRRLSDGGGVAHKPSEASSRVARGAVAPLMDAVISSHGNHMTINPCVTPQFPFTPHTNQHNGHKAAASSGSPAAPSQTSPFEASCVPTPPLPPPAGAGWSAEHIAQQCIVPCMQNYGICVKDNFLGPQLGGRVLEEVEVLNHSGKFRGGQLVSQKSIPSRSIRGDQIAWVEGREPECESIGALMACIDEAIMHSAANGQLGDCVINGRTKAMVACYPGNGAGYVRHVDNPHGDGRCITCIYYLNKNWDVKKQGGLLQIYPEGKNVVANIEPLFDRLLIFWSDRRNPHEVKPAYATRYAITVWYFDAKERAEAKEKYKLATGQKGVQVPVTQNSRT from the exons ATGGAGAGCTGCTTGGGACGCACGGACCTTTTAAACAACCCAagctgctcttcttcttcagtctcgcagcagagagaggaggagaggaagaggaggacgagcggccagcagcagcagcagcagctcgtctCCGGAGCGACAGACATCCAGCCAAAGTACCGAGCGGACATGGGGCTGAACGGGTTCTGCGCGGCGCCGGTCGGGATGAGTCCGACGGCGGCGGAGTTACTGGCGGGTCTGGCCTCTCAGACCGACTCTCCAGCGATTACAACCCCGACGAAGCAGTCCAAAACCGGCGTGCCGCTCTACAATGCCGGGGTGGTGTCTCCGTCCGCCACCGTGGAGGAAGGGAGCCACGGTTTGGCTCACACACCGAGCGGTTACCAGGTGACAGGAGATGGTTACCAGGTGACAGGTGGTTACCAGGTGACAGGAGGCGGTTACCAGGTGACAGACGGAACCATGATGTACCCCTTAACCAGCAGAGCCTGTCTGGTGGAGAACGGTGACCGGACGGCTCATGAGAAGTGCCCTTTACTGATGAGGAGGATCAATGGTGACCTGAAAGCCAGACTGGCGCAACAGCAGAGACGGAGAGGCGGGGAGAACCGGGTTACGGGGTCAGGACTCACAACGGGGTCACCGGGGTCAGGCATTCCCGTGGACCCGGTTTCCGCTGCTTCGGGAGACTCTGACTTTAAGCGGAGAAGGTTGTCAGATGGAGGAGGTGTCGCTCACAAACCTTCAGAGGCCTCCTCCAGGGTGGCCCGAGGAGCAGTCGCCCCGCTCATGGATGCAGTCATCAGTTCCCATGGCAACCACATGACTATCAATCCCTGTGTCACCCCCCAATTTCCCTTCACCCCTCATACTAACCAGCACAACGGACACAAAGCCGCAGCCTCCTCGGGTTCGCCGGCCGCACCCAGCCAGACCTCGCCCTTCGAGGCTAGCTGCGTCCCGACCCCGCCGCTGCCGCCTCCAGCGGGTGCCGGCTGGTCGGCGGAGCACATAGCCCAGCAGTGCATCGTCCCCTGCATGCAAAACTACGGCATCTGCGTGAAGGACAACTTCCTGGGCCCTCAGCTGGGCGGCAGGGTCCTGGAGGAGGTGGAAGTCCTGAACCACAGCGGGAAGTTCCGGGGCGGGCAGCTGGTGAGCCAGAAGAGCATTCCCTCTCGGAGCATCCGAGGCGACCAGATCGCCTGGGTGGAGGGGCGGGAGCCGGAGTGCGAGAGCATCGGGGCGCTGATGGCTTGCATCGACGAGGCCATCATGCACAGCGCCGCCAATGGACAGCTGGGGGACTGCGTCATCAATGGACGCACTAAG GCGATGGTTGCTTGTTACCCAGGGAACGGGGCGGGGTACGTCCGCCATGTTGACAACCCGCACGGTGACGGACGCTGCATCACGTGCATCTACTATCTCAACAAGAACTGGGATGTCAAG AAACAAGGAGGGTTGCTGCAGATCTACCCTGAAGGCAAGAATGTGGTAGCCAACATCGAACCTCTGTTTGACCGGTTGCTCATCTTCTGGTCCGACCGCAGGAACCCACATGAAGTAAAGCCAGCGTACGCCACTCG CTATGCCATCACAGTCTGGTACTTTGATGCCAAAGAGAGAGCTGAAGCTAAAGAGAAGTACAAATTGG CTACAGGACAGAAAGGTGTTCAAGTGCCTGTCACCCAAAACAGCAGGACATAA